The following are from one region of the Salvia hispanica cultivar TCC Black 2014 chromosome 1, UniMelb_Shisp_WGS_1.0, whole genome shotgun sequence genome:
- the LOC125201482 gene encoding probable UDP-arabinopyranose mutase 5 isoform X1, translated as MSEVIIKNDEVDIVIGAIQSDLTSFMEAWRPFFSNFHLIVVKDPELKEELKIPGGFNLHVYTKSDIDRVVGLSAGSISFAGYACRYFGYLVSRKKYIISVDDDCVPAKNSRGELIDPISQHIINLSTPATPFFFNTLYDPYCEGADFVRGYPFSLRSGVECGLSCGLWLNLADFDAPTQALKPSLKNTRYVDAVLTVPARSMLPVSGINIAFNAELVGPALTPAFRLAKEGNLRWETVEDIWTGMCVKVICDHLRLGVKSGIPYVWRQERGNAIESLKKEWEGVKLMEDVVPFFQSLRLSETSVTAEDCVAEIAAAVKERLGSVNPKFVSAAATMVEWLKLWKRVRGQ; from the coding sequence ATGTCTGAGgttatcattaaaaatgacGAGGTGGACATTGTCATTGGCGCTATTCAGTCTGATCTCACATCGTTCATGGAAGCATGGAGACCGTTCTTTTCGAATTTCCACCTAATAGTCGTCAAGGATCCCGAACTAAAAGAGGAACTCAAGATTCCCGGTGGATTCAACCTGCACGTCTATACAAAGTCCGACATTGATAGAGTTGTTGGCTTGTCAGCGGGTAGTATTTCTTTCGCTGGCTATGCTTGCCGCTACTTTGGCTATCTTGTGTCGCGTAAGAAATACATCATCTCGGTTGATGATGACTGTGTCCCTGCCAAGAACAGCAGGGGGGAGTTGATTGATCCGATATCGCAGCATATCATCAATCTCTCGACCCCAGCCactcctttcttcttcaacactCTCTACGATCCTTACTGCGAGGGGGCTGATTTTGTCCGGGGCTATCCTTTCAGTTTACGAAGTGGAGTAGAATGCGGCCTCTCATGTGGGCTGTGGCTCAACCTGGCCGACTTTGACGCACCTACGCAGGCACTGAAGCCTTCGTTGAAGAATACTCGGTACGTCGATGCGGTTCTGACAGTGCCAGCAAGGTCTATGCTGCCCGTGAGCGGGATCAACATCGCGTTCAACGCTGAGCTGGTCGGGCCTGCACTGACGCCGGCGTTTCGGCTGGCGAAGGAGGGGAACCTGAGGTGGGAGACGGTCGAGGATATATGGACCGGGATGTGCGTTAAGGTCATCTGCGACCACCTGAGGCTCGGCGTGAAGAGCGGGATCCCGTACGTGTGGAGGCAGGAGCGAGGCAACGCGATAGAGAGCTTGAAGAAGGAGTGGGAAGGCGTGAAGCTTATGGAGGACGTCGTCCCGTTCTTCCAGTCGCTGAGGCTGTCGGAGACGTCTGTGACGGCGGAGGACTGCGTGGCGGAGATCGCTGCGGCCGTGAAGGAGCGGCTGGGGTCCGTGAATCCGAAGTTCGTGAGCGCGGCGGCGACGATGGTGGAGTGGTTGAAGCTGTGGAAGAGGGTGCGAGGTCAGTAG
- the LOC125205343 gene encoding U-box domain-containing protein 9-like encodes MEEIGGTERVLELKKELRRVTEALMVDDEEDGDLGVTDHAIETLRALKELELRRSDFGEGVVKLKNLELQEPPREFRCPISGVLMKEPVVAASGQTFEELSIRKWLNEGNTKCPTTHQLLPHTALIPNHSIKNMITSWRNATGKGDARPTRADDPGPNLTREHLVKLLETLPDQTSSVGELRLLTACSSSARALIGEISGAIPRLLSPFLIERCYSDPVLYEDMVETILNISVDHSCQTKILEGGTTTTTSAIISFLSDALRSKNSDTRGHAAAALSTLSALDANKAVIGESDAIKPLIKLLEEGHPLVSRDAAFAILNLCTLVENRERALSHGAVTVVIDKIVARVFLDEMLEILARFSGHRKAVEEMEQRNMVSCLLSILGEDVGERCKENCVAIVYSMCYSDPRKLVMITEREALSRVAKTGTSRAKRKATGLLERLDRFAFVSYTM; translated from the exons atggAGGAAATTGGAGGAACGGAGAGGGTTTTGGAGCTGAAGAAGGAGCTGCGGAGAGTGACGGAAGCGTTGATGGTGGATGATGAGGAGGATGGCGATTTGGGGGTTACTGATCATGCAATTGAGACATTGCGTGCCCTAAAGGAGTTGGAGCTGAGACGGAGTGATTTTGGTGAGGGGGTTGTGAAGCTGAAGAATCTGGAATTGCAAGAGCCGCCTCGGGAATTCCGGTGCCCAATTTCTGGGGTTTTGATGAAGGAGCCTGTTGTTGCTGCCTCTGGTCAG ACATTTGAGGAGTTATCAATTCGAAAATGGCTAAATGAGGGCAACACAAAATGCCCAACGACTCATCAACTACTGCCTCACACTGCCCTAATCCCAAATCACTCAATCAAGAACATGATCACCAGCTGGCGCAACGCCACTGGAAAAGGCGACGCGCGCCCTACTCGTGCTGATGATCCCGGACCAAACCTGACTAGGGAACATCTGGTAAAGCTGCTCGAGACTCTCCCGGATCAGACTTCCTCTGTGGGAGAGCTCCGTCTCCTCACAGCCTGTTCCTCCTCTGCCCGCGCCCTCATTGGTGAGATCAGCGGCGCCATACCCCGACTCCTCTCTCCATTCTTGATCGAGAGGTGCTACTCCGATCCCGTATTGTACGAGGATATGGTTGAAACGATCTTGAACATTTCCGTTGATCACTCGTGCCAGACGAAGATCTTGGAAGGGGGCACGACCACGACCACATCGGCCATAATTTCATTCCTCTCGGACGCATTGAGGAGTAAGAATAGCGACACGAGAGGCCACGCCGCTGCTGCCCTTTCCACCCTATCGGCCCTTGATGCAAACAAGGCCGTGATTGGAGAATCGGACGCGATCAAGCCGCTGATCAAGCTCTTGGAAGAAGGGCATCCATTGGTTTCAAGAGATGCTGCTTTTGCTATCCTCAATTTGTGCACATTGGTTGAAAATAGGGAGAGAGCTCTCTCCCATGGAGCGGTCACGGTCGTCATTGACAAGATTGTTGCTCGTGTCTTCCTCGATGAAATGCTCGAGATCCTCGCACGTTTCTCCGGCCACCGGAAGGCTGTGGAGGAGATGGAACAGCGCAATATGGTGTCGTGTCTACTTAGTATATTAGGAGAAGATGTTGGTGAACGTTGTAAGGAAAATTGTGTGGCCATTGTGTATAGTATGTGTTATAGTGATCCTAGGAAGCTAGTTATGATAACCGAACGTGAGGCTCTCTCTCGTGTAGCGAAGACCGGGACGTCGAGGGCAAAGAGGAAGGCGACCGGTCTTCTCGAGAGGCTAGATAGGTTCGCTTTCGTCTCATACACTATGTAG
- the LOC125202452 gene encoding probable serine/threonine-protein kinase PBL25, translating into MSCFPCFQNKDDDDEEDTKNIPVAQPKNFSPRANPPVTNSQDFKDPFEDSRNDVELEEDNSTVKSFTFREIATATKNFRQECLLGEGGFGKVFKGTIQSGEVVAVRQLERNTGGKDFVFDISNLSLLRHPNLVKMVGYCGEGEQRHMVYEYMPSGSLKSFLFDRHDGQKPLNWSERMKIAYGIAAGLEYLHEKADPVVIYRDLRSSNVLLTDTMSPKLSDYGLAKIVAGDNKMHMSVMTGFNGYCAPEFEKNGELTIKSDVYSFGVVMLELITGRKALDTSLPQEEQSLVSWAHPLFKDPSKYPDMADPLLRKGFPVTGLNQAIGMAAMCLQEEPIARPLISDISAAISFLAMAPPQAPLPEDEPAPAPSKAGGEGHKHEDSSSESEEESDEEEEEQKQPEPIKHEQSDYSSDEDYSGSEAEEAKPKVEKIKSRSETKSNNKKPGKVESRRSYSSSDDDELPLPLPIQQYPKYDLNLDLDQFSSSSDDENWDGGDDDVPHINELQRPTRGGSIDEGH; encoded by the exons ATGAGCTGCTTCCCATGTTTTCAAAACAAGGACGACGACGATGAGGAGGATACCAAGAATATTCCCGTTGCTCAGCCTAAGAATTTCTCCCCGCGAGCCAACCCTCCCG tgACTAATAGCCAAGATTTTAAAGATCCATTCGAAGATAGCAGAAATGATGTGGAACTCGAAGAAGATAACAGCACCGTTAAATCTTTCACCTTCCGCGAAATCGCCACCGCCACCAAGAACTTCCGCCAGGAATGCCTGTTGGGCGAAGGAGGGTTCGGGAAAGTATTCAAGGGGACGATCCAATCCGGCGAG GTCGTTGCTGTAAGGCAACTTGAGAGGAACACCGGAGGCAAGGACTTCGTGTTCGATATCTCGAATCTGAGTCTCCTTCGCCACCCGAATCTAGTGAAGATGGTCGGATACTGTGGCGAAGGCGAGCAGAGGCATATGGTGTACGAGTACATGCCGTCCGGTTCTTTGAAGAGCTTTttatttg ACCGTCATGATGGGCAGAAACCGTTGAATTGGTCTGAGAGGATGAAGATTGCATACGGTATTGCAGCAGGGCTCGAGTACCTGCACGAGAAGGCGGACCCCGTGGTCATATACCGCGACTTGAGATCCTCGAACGTGCTCCTCACCGACACGATGAGCCCTAAGCTCTCGGATTACGGGCTTGCCAAGATCGTTGCAGGTGACAACAAGATGCATATGTCCGTGATGACGGGTTTCAATGGATATTGCGCCCCTGAATTTGAGAAGAATGGGGAGCTTACGATTAAGTCGGATGTGTATAGTTTTGGAGTCGTGATGCTCGAGCTCATCACGGGGCGTAAGGCCTTGGATACCTCGCTGCCACAGGAAGAGCAGAGCTTGGTTAGTTGG GCACACCCACTCTTCAAGGATCCATCCAAGTACCCGGACATGGCCGATCCTCTCCTCAGGAAAGGGTTCCCGGTGACGGGGTTGAACCAAGCCATCGGAATGGCGGCCATGTGCCTCCAGGAGGAGCCGATAGCGAGGCCTTTGATCAGCGACATATCGGCCGCGATCAGCTTCCTCGCTATGGCACCTCCTCAGGCACCTCTCCCCGAAGATGAACCTGCTCCTGCCCCATCAAAAGCCGGTGGAGAGGGCCATAAACATGAGGATAGTTCCTCAGAAAGTGAGGAGGAATCcgacgaggaggaggaagaacaAAAACAACCCGAACCTATAAAACACGAGCAATCTGATTATAGCTCAGACGAGGATTACTCTGGCTCAGAGGCAGAGGAAGCAAAGCCGAAAGTAGAGAAGATAAAGAGCCGCTCGGAAACAAAAAGCAATAACAAGAAACCGGGGAAGGTCGAATCAAGAAGAAGCTACTCGTCATCAGATGATGACGAGTTGCCTCTCCCTCTTCCCATTCAACAATACCCCAAGTACGACCTCAACCTCGACCTCGACCAGTTTAGCTCGAGTAGCGATGATGAGAACTGGGACGGTGGAGACGACGACGTCCCCCACATCAACGAGCTACAACGCCCTACCCGCGGGGGGAGCATCGATGAGGGCCATTGA
- the LOC125211474 gene encoding sterol 3-beta-glucosyltransferase UGT80A2-like isoform X2 has translation MEKLAEQHSDPTSRKLSTIEKKKHEHSIVLAKQFFDKNVLSKRKLKMLLRLATVQKDGTVKLDVPGDISVSNQQLDFGTKDTYCGDGDKEAGDARLLPPLQIVMLIVGTRGDVQPFVAIGKRLQADGHRVRLATHSNFKDFVLTSGLEFYPLGGDPKVLAAYMVKNKGFLPSGPSEIQIQRSQIKEIIFSLHQACKAPDPDTDIPFKANAIIANPPAYGHTHVSEALDVPLHIIFTMPWTPTSEFPHPLSRVKQPVAYKLSYQIVDGLIWLGIRDMINEFRKKELKLRPVTYLSNSHSSPPDIPYAYIWSPHLVPKPKDWGPKIDVVGFCFLDLASNYVPPDSLVNWLNDGKKPIYIGFGSLPVEEPEKMTQIIVRALEITEQRGIINKGWGGLGNLAETKDFVYLLDNCPHDWLFTRCAAVVHHGGAGTTAAGLKAACPTTVIPFFGDQPFWGEQVHARGVGPEPIPVDQFTLDKLVSAIRFMLDPEVKRQAEELARAMEHEDGVTGAVQAFYKHFPRESLEAKPEKPRPRSRSFPFRCCFNCSTA, from the exons ATGGAGAAGTTGGCAGAACAGCATTCAGATCCCACGTCCAGAAAGCTTAGcacaattgagaaaaagaaacatgAGCACTCTATAGTCTTGGCAAAACAGTTTTTCGATAAAAACGTGCTCTCTAAAAGGAAG CTTAAAATGTTGCTACGGCTGGCCACCGTTCAGAAAGATGGAACTGTAAAACTCGACGTTCCCGGAGATATTAGTGTTAGCAACCAACAACTTGATTTTGGTACCAAAGATACATATTGTGGAGATGGAGATAAAGAAGCTGGAGATGCAAGATTGCTACCTCCTCTTCAGATTGTAATGCTAATCGTTGGGACAAGGGGAGACGTCCAACCGTTTGTTGCCATTGGAAAACGTTTACAG GCAGATGGTCATAGGGTACGACTTGCCACTCACTCGAATTTCAAGGACTTTGTGTTGACATCTGGATTGGAATTTTATCCTCTCGGTGGAGACCCGAAAGTCCTTGCTGCTT ACATGGTTAAGAATAAAGGCTTCTTGCCATCGGGACCTTCTGAAATACAAATTCAAAGAAGccaaataaaagaaatcattttctcCCTGCACCAAGCATGTAAGGCTCCTGATCCCGATACCGATATCCCTTTCAAGGCAAATGCAATAATTGCCAACCCTCCTGCGTACG GACATACACATGTTTCCGAGGCACTTGATGTACCGCTGCACATAATTTTCACTATGCCATGGAC ACCAACAAGTGAATTTCCACATCCTCTTTCTCGTGTAAAGCAACCGGTTGCATATAAA TTATCCTACCAAATTGTCGACGGTTTAATCTGGCTGGGAATACGTGATATGATAAACGAGTTCAGGAAGAAAGAACTAAAATTGAGGCCTGTTACATATCTAAGCAATTCTCATAGTTCTCCTCCTGACATTCCTTATGCATACATTTGGAGTCCCCACCTCGTTCCTAAACCAAAAG ACTGGGGGCCAAAGATTGATGTGGTGGGCTTTTGTTTCCTCGACCTCGCTTCAAATTACGTACCTCCAGATTCACTAGTGAATTGGCTTAATGATGGTAAAAAGCCTATCTACATTGGATTTGGAAGTCTT CCTGTGGAAGAGcctgaaaaaatgactcagATAATTGTTCGAGCTCTTGAAATCACCGAACAGCGCGGTATCATTAACAAAGGCTGGGGCGGCTTGGGAAACT TGGCAGAGACGAAAGACTTCGTCTACTTACTGGATAACTGCCCCCACGATTGGTTGTTTACTCGATGTGCAGCTGTG GTTCACCATGGAGGCGCTGGAACAACGGCTGCTGGTCTTAAAGCTGCT TGCCCAACGACGGTTATACCATTCTTCGGAGACCAACCATTTTGGGGAGAGCAGGTACATGCCAGAGGAGTGGGTCCTGAACCAATCCCCGTCGACCAATTCACATTGGACAAATTGGTTTCCGCCATCCGGTTCATGCTAGATCCCGAG GTAAAAAGGCAGGCCGAAGAACTTGCAAGAGCGATGGAACACGAAGACGGTGTTACGGGAGCTGTGCAAGCTTTCTATAAACATTTTCCACGCGAGAGTCTAGAGGCGAAGCCTGAGAAGCCCCGCCCTCGTTCCCGCTCGTTTCCTTTCAGGTGTTGCTTCAATTGTTCGACTGCCTGA
- the LOC125211474 gene encoding sterol 3-beta-glucosyltransferase UGT80A2-like isoform X1, with protein sequence MAEVPVDFEVEIERENGADGLKKSEGSNGVSGDHCRLRYSGSVDRNLLSKKSGRMEKLAEQHSDPTSRKLSTIEKKKHEHSIVLAKQFFDKNVLSKRKLKMLLRLATVQKDGTVKLDVPGDISVSNQQLDFGTKDTYCGDGDKEAGDARLLPPLQIVMLIVGTRGDVQPFVAIGKRLQADGHRVRLATHSNFKDFVLTSGLEFYPLGGDPKVLAAYMVKNKGFLPSGPSEIQIQRSQIKEIIFSLHQACKAPDPDTDIPFKANAIIANPPAYGHTHVSEALDVPLHIIFTMPWTPTSEFPHPLSRVKQPVAYKLSYQIVDGLIWLGIRDMINEFRKKELKLRPVTYLSNSHSSPPDIPYAYIWSPHLVPKPKDWGPKIDVVGFCFLDLASNYVPPDSLVNWLNDGKKPIYIGFGSLPVEEPEKMTQIIVRALEITEQRGIINKGWGGLGNLAETKDFVYLLDNCPHDWLFTRCAAVVHHGGAGTTAAGLKAACPTTVIPFFGDQPFWGEQVHARGVGPEPIPVDQFTLDKLVSAIRFMLDPEVKRQAEELARAMEHEDGVTGAVQAFYKHFPRESLEAKPEKPRPRSRSFPFRCCFNCSTA encoded by the exons ATGGCGGAAGTTCCTGTCGATTTTGAGGtggagatagagagagaaaatggagCTGATGGATTGAAGAAGAGTGAGGGCAGCAATGGGGTTTCGGGGGATCATTGCAGGTTGAGATATTCAG GATCGGTTGACAGGAATCTTCTCAGCAAGAAATCTGGACGCATGGAGAAGTTGGCAGAACAGCATTCAGATCCCACGTCCAGAAAGCTTAGcacaattgagaaaaagaaacatgAGCACTCTATAGTCTTGGCAAAACAGTTTTTCGATAAAAACGTGCTCTCTAAAAGGAAG CTTAAAATGTTGCTACGGCTGGCCACCGTTCAGAAAGATGGAACTGTAAAACTCGACGTTCCCGGAGATATTAGTGTTAGCAACCAACAACTTGATTTTGGTACCAAAGATACATATTGTGGAGATGGAGATAAAGAAGCTGGAGATGCAAGATTGCTACCTCCTCTTCAGATTGTAATGCTAATCGTTGGGACAAGGGGAGACGTCCAACCGTTTGTTGCCATTGGAAAACGTTTACAG GCAGATGGTCATAGGGTACGACTTGCCACTCACTCGAATTTCAAGGACTTTGTGTTGACATCTGGATTGGAATTTTATCCTCTCGGTGGAGACCCGAAAGTCCTTGCTGCTT ACATGGTTAAGAATAAAGGCTTCTTGCCATCGGGACCTTCTGAAATACAAATTCAAAGAAGccaaataaaagaaatcattttctcCCTGCACCAAGCATGTAAGGCTCCTGATCCCGATACCGATATCCCTTTCAAGGCAAATGCAATAATTGCCAACCCTCCTGCGTACG GACATACACATGTTTCCGAGGCACTTGATGTACCGCTGCACATAATTTTCACTATGCCATGGAC ACCAACAAGTGAATTTCCACATCCTCTTTCTCGTGTAAAGCAACCGGTTGCATATAAA TTATCCTACCAAATTGTCGACGGTTTAATCTGGCTGGGAATACGTGATATGATAAACGAGTTCAGGAAGAAAGAACTAAAATTGAGGCCTGTTACATATCTAAGCAATTCTCATAGTTCTCCTCCTGACATTCCTTATGCATACATTTGGAGTCCCCACCTCGTTCCTAAACCAAAAG ACTGGGGGCCAAAGATTGATGTGGTGGGCTTTTGTTTCCTCGACCTCGCTTCAAATTACGTACCTCCAGATTCACTAGTGAATTGGCTTAATGATGGTAAAAAGCCTATCTACATTGGATTTGGAAGTCTT CCTGTGGAAGAGcctgaaaaaatgactcagATAATTGTTCGAGCTCTTGAAATCACCGAACAGCGCGGTATCATTAACAAAGGCTGGGGCGGCTTGGGAAACT TGGCAGAGACGAAAGACTTCGTCTACTTACTGGATAACTGCCCCCACGATTGGTTGTTTACTCGATGTGCAGCTGTG GTTCACCATGGAGGCGCTGGAACAACGGCTGCTGGTCTTAAAGCTGCT TGCCCAACGACGGTTATACCATTCTTCGGAGACCAACCATTTTGGGGAGAGCAGGTACATGCCAGAGGAGTGGGTCCTGAACCAATCCCCGTCGACCAATTCACATTGGACAAATTGGTTTCCGCCATCCGGTTCATGCTAGATCCCGAG GTAAAAAGGCAGGCCGAAGAACTTGCAAGAGCGATGGAACACGAAGACGGTGTTACGGGAGCTGTGCAAGCTTTCTATAAACATTTTCCACGCGAGAGTCTAGAGGCGAAGCCTGAGAAGCCCCGCCCTCGTTCCCGCTCGTTTCCTTTCAGGTGTTGCTTCAATTGTTCGACTGCCTGA
- the LOC125201482 gene encoding probable UDP-arabinopyranose mutase 5 isoform X2, with amino-acid sequence MRNPPTLLSLAIDSAVLNFSRISDLSFVPDHILLDLFQRILIAGKLNEKILKLFIATGKEEVLSFIESLNIRQPLVPVLPTIIIKNDEVDIVIGAIQSDLTSFMEAWRPFFSNFHLIVVKDPELKEELKIPGGFNLHVYTKSDIDRVVGLSAGSISFAGYACRYFGYLVSRKKYIISVDDDCVPAKNSRGELIDPISQHIINLSTPATPFFFNTLYDPYCEGADFVRGYPFSLRSGVECGLSCGLWLNLADFDAPTQALKPSLKNTRYVDAVLTVPARSMLPVSGINIAFNAELVGPALTPAFRLAKEGNLRWETVEDIWTGMCVKVICDHLRLGVKSGIPYVWRQERGNAIESLKKEWEGVKLMEDVVPFFQSLRLSETSVTAEDCVAEIAAAVKERLGSVNPKFVSAAATMVEWLKLWKRVRGQ; translated from the exons ATGAGAAATCCGCCCACTCTTCTTTCACTCGCAATTGACTCTGCTGTCCTTAATTTCTCTCGAATTTCCGATCTCTCCTTCGTCCCCGACCATATTCTTCTTGATCTCTTCCAG AGGATATTAATAGCTGGAAAATTGAATGAGAAGATTTTGAAGTTATTCATCGCAACGGGTAAAGAAGAAGTCCTTTCTTTCATTGAGTCACTTAATATCCGACAACCCCTGGTTCCTGTTCTTCCAACTA ttatcattaaaaatgacGAGGTGGACATTGTCATTGGCGCTATTCAGTCTGATCTCACATCGTTCATGGAAGCATGGAGACCGTTCTTTTCGAATTTCCACCTAATAGTCGTCAAGGATCCCGAACTAAAAGAGGAACTCAAGATTCCCGGTGGATTCAACCTGCACGTCTATACAAAGTCCGACATTGATAGAGTTGTTGGCTTGTCAGCGGGTAGTATTTCTTTCGCTGGCTATGCTTGCCGCTACTTTGGCTATCTTGTGTCGCGTAAGAAATACATCATCTCGGTTGATGATGACTGTGTCCCTGCCAAGAACAGCAGGGGGGAGTTGATTGATCCGATATCGCAGCATATCATCAATCTCTCGACCCCAGCCactcctttcttcttcaacactCTCTACGATCCTTACTGCGAGGGGGCTGATTTTGTCCGGGGCTATCCTTTCAGTTTACGAAGTGGAGTAGAATGCGGCCTCTCATGTGGGCTGTGGCTCAACCTGGCCGACTTTGACGCACCTACGCAGGCACTGAAGCCTTCGTTGAAGAATACTCGGTACGTCGATGCGGTTCTGACAGTGCCAGCAAGGTCTATGCTGCCCGTGAGCGGGATCAACATCGCGTTCAACGCTGAGCTGGTCGGGCCTGCACTGACGCCGGCGTTTCGGCTGGCGAAGGAGGGGAACCTGAGGTGGGAGACGGTCGAGGATATATGGACCGGGATGTGCGTTAAGGTCATCTGCGACCACCTGAGGCTCGGCGTGAAGAGCGGGATCCCGTACGTGTGGAGGCAGGAGCGAGGCAACGCGATAGAGAGCTTGAAGAAGGAGTGGGAAGGCGTGAAGCTTATGGAGGACGTCGTCCCGTTCTTCCAGTCGCTGAGGCTGTCGGAGACGTCTGTGACGGCGGAGGACTGCGTGGCGGAGATCGCTGCGGCCGTGAAGGAGCGGCTGGGGTCCGTGAATCCGAAGTTCGTGAGCGCGGCGGCGACGATGGTGGAGTGGTTGAAGCTGTGGAAGAGGGTGCGAGGTCAGTAG
- the LOC125189379 gene encoding probable serine/threonine-protein kinase PBL28 has protein sequence MDIHERLGDWKGYPKSSCCQHALAFFAHGLALRAARDPSGAIFVPQSQWSDCSGPVPLQPAVSINTCGFSDFYYGSSKCSSLHLTRVDKSVVDRCSLFGPTSFDEACGSCNSAIENEVGKLLDDLAAERNDVEESVCRVAVIVAIMVGTNNRTVGIESGDLERCLPGLSGADPEKFIKLNYGVAAALVAAILVALGVIAVFHRVRQKSKKKKRKNNNKNIGLSKELITKCSGLYRFSIEEIENAMTPEKKYLGRGSAGEVFAGQLPSGQLVAIKQLFRSSASDTFAREIDGLSRVRHLNLVCLFGCCVDGEQQYLVYEYCPNGNLAEHLLSEECVLTWELRVRILRDCAAALKYLHYHMSGCIVHRDIKLTNILLCHDLVAKLSDFGLAKMLGMEESRVFTDVRGTIGYMDPEYIVSAKLTCSSDIYSFGIVILQLLSGQRVFDLDLAARDQLTRKAKDVNAGLRPLSEFQDPRMGDVNSVDLQSILEIAVLCTASSSRGRPTIDLVCNEMERAWRNTCST, from the exons ATGGACATCCACGAGAGGCTCGGCGATTGGAAGGGCTACCCTAAGTCGAGTTGTTGTCAACACGCGCTAGCCTTTTTCGCGCACGGACTAGCCCTTCGCGCAGCGAGGGATCCGTCCGGCGCCATTTTCGTCCCACAATCTCAGTGGAGCGACTGCAGCGGGCCTGTCCCGCTGCAGCCGGCCGTGTCCATCAACACGTGTGGGTTCTCCGACTTCTACTACGGGAGCAGCAAATGCTCGAGTCTACACTTGACACGTGTCGACAAGAGCGTCGTGGACCGGTGCTCCCTTTTCGGGCCCACCTCGTTTGACGAGGCGTGTGGGAGTTGTAACTCAGCCATTGAGAATGAAGTTGGGAAATTGTTGGATGATTTGGCAGCGGAAAGGAATGACGTGGAAGAGTCCGTGTGCCGCGTGGCTGTCATCGTGGCAATCATGGTGGGGACGAATAATCGGACGGTAGGGATTGAGAGCGGTGATCTCGAGAGGTGCTTGCCAGGTTTGAGTGGGGCAG ATCCAGAGAAATTTATCAAGCTCAATT ACGGCGTAGCTGCAGCCCTTGTGGCAGCGATTCTGGTGGCTCTCGGCGTCATCGCGGTGTTCCACCGTGTGAGGCAGAaatcgaagaagaagaagaggaaaaacaacaacaagaaTATAGGCCTGAGCAAAGAACTCATCACAAAATGCTCAGGCCTCTACCGATTCTCCATAGAGGAGATCGAAAACGCCATGACCCCCGAGAAGAAGTACCTCGGCCGCGGCAGCGCCGGCGAGGTCTTCGCCGGCCAGCTGCCCAGCGGCCAGCTCGTCGCCATCAAGCAGCTGTTCCGGAGCAGCGCTTCCGACACCTTCGCCAGAGAGATCGACGGCCTGTCGAGGGTTCGGCACCTGAATCTCGTGTGTCTGTTTGGCTGCTGCGTCGATGGGGAACAGCAGTATTTGGTGTATGAATACTGCCCCAATGGGAATCTTGCTGAGCATCTCTTGA GTGAAGAATGTGTCTTGACTTGGGAATTGAGGGTGAGGATTTTGAGGGATTGTGCAGCTGCTCTCAAATATTTGCATTATCACATGAGTGGATGCATTGTTCATAGAGATATCAAG TTGACAAACATTCTTTTATGTCATGATCTCGTAGCGAAGCTTTCGGATTTCGGACTAGCCAAAATGTTGGGGATGGAAGAGAGCAGGGTTTTCACCGATGTTCGAGGAACCATAGGCTACATGGACCCCGAATACATAGTCAGTGCCAAACTCACTTGCTCGAGCGATATCTACAGCTTCGGCATCGTCATACTGCAGCTCTTGTCCGGACAGAGAGTGTTCGACCTTGACCTCGCCGCCAGGGACCAGCTCACAAGAAAG GCGAAGGATGTGAACGCGGGATTAAGGCCGTTATCGGAGTTCCAAGATCCTCGAATGGGAGATGTAAACAGTGTAGACTTGCAATCCATTTTGGAAATTGCAGTGTTGTGCACTGCTAGTTCGAGCCGAGGTCGTCCCACCATAGACTTGGTCTGCAATGAAATGGAGAGAGCTTGGAGAAACACTTGTTCCACTTAA